One Oscillospiraceae bacterium genomic region harbors:
- a CDS encoding alpha-mannosidase — protein sequence MDFLDKRVTGICNELKKLSVKQKFETSDWLIKPGNFLRPEDADADPAPFEPFDSRTMHWYGPDKHYWFRADVAVPQEMDGKPLWMHVCTQIDEWDDAKNPQFLLFVDGKVTQGVDMNHRDILLDRCAKGGQKYRLELQSYTGILHTEFNLIVDLREIDPEIEGLYYDMVVPLEAFPRLEEDGKARRDLENVLNEAVNLIDLRTPYNESFYQSIAAARRYLAKALYTDLAGHEEVIASCIGHTHIDVAWWWTVAQTREKVCRSFATVLKLMDEYPNYKFMSSQPQLYYFLKQRYPELYEQIKQRVTEGRWEPEGGMWVEADCNLTSGESLVRQFLYGKRFFKEEFGVDNRILWLPDVFGYSGALPQIMAKCGIDYFMTTKLAWNQFNKMPYDTFKWRGIDGTEILTHLVTTLGVGQSENDFFTTYNGILHPDALIGGWHRYQQKDINNDILISYGYGDGGGGPTRAMLETSTRMEKGIEGLPKVRQAFARTYFDELAERVKDNRRLPTWEGELYFEYHRGTYTSMARNKRSNRKIELHMMDLELLSLLAQAKVAYPEAEIDKLWHGILINQFHDILPGSSIHEVYEVTKKEYAEMEAEITALREERLDALTPAGEGITVYNTTGFVRSDVVELGDCKAEALQDEAGNIYPVQKTADGAVAFLNNLPAKGSKTFAVVPAQASAAPFEIAADGHKIDTPFYTVTFDEHGQMTGIFDKENRREVLKPGQAGNLFRVYEDKPIYYDNWDIDIFYTEKFWDVTDLQDFTWTENGPVRATLHIERNYSNSTLVQDIHFYAKQRRIEFVTTVDWHEHQSLLKVHFPVNVHTDEATFEIQYGNLTRKTHANTSWDRARFESCGQKWMDLSEGHYGVSMLNDCKYGHSVKDSVIGLTLIKSGIEPNPTTDQEVHHFTYAIYPHAEKWQAAGTVPQAFFLNQPALAVQGGKPGESFSLAGLDAPNVVLETIKRAEDGDGAIVRMYECENSLTNVTLDWNLPFHAAESCNCLEQPDGEPVEVKDGKITFTVKPYEIKTIRIR from the coding sequence TCCTGCGCCCGGAAGATGCCGATGCAGACCCTGCACCGTTTGAACCCTTTGACAGCCGCACCATGCATTGGTACGGACCGGACAAGCATTACTGGTTCCGCGCGGATGTGGCTGTGCCGCAGGAAATGGACGGAAAACCGCTGTGGATGCACGTCTGCACCCAGATTGATGAGTGGGACGATGCCAAAAACCCGCAGTTCCTGCTGTTTGTGGACGGCAAGGTGACACAGGGCGTGGATATGAACCACCGCGACATCCTGCTGGACCGCTGCGCCAAGGGCGGTCAAAAGTACCGTCTGGAATTGCAGTCCTACACCGGAATCCTGCATACCGAATTCAACCTGATTGTAGACCTGCGGGAAATCGACCCCGAAATTGAGGGTCTTTACTACGATATGGTTGTGCCGCTGGAGGCTTTTCCCCGGTTGGAAGAGGACGGCAAAGCCCGCCGCGATCTGGAAAACGTGCTGAACGAGGCTGTCAATCTGATCGACCTGCGCACACCTTATAACGAGAGTTTCTATCAAAGCATTGCTGCTGCCCGCCGGTATCTGGCAAAAGCACTTTATACCGACCTTGCCGGTCATGAGGAAGTCATTGCAAGCTGCATTGGTCACACGCACATTGACGTGGCGTGGTGGTGGACTGTTGCTCAGACCCGGGAAAAAGTGTGCCGCAGTTTTGCAACTGTGCTGAAACTGATGGACGAATACCCCAACTACAAGTTTATGTCCAGCCAGCCGCAGCTGTATTACTTCCTGAAGCAGCGCTACCCCGAGCTGTATGAGCAGATCAAACAGCGCGTGACAGAGGGACGCTGGGAACCCGAAGGCGGTATGTGGGTTGAAGCAGACTGCAACCTGACCAGCGGAGAAAGTCTGGTGCGCCAGTTCCTGTACGGCAAGCGTTTCTTCAAGGAAGAGTTCGGTGTGGACAACCGCATCCTCTGGCTGCCGGACGTATTCGGCTATTCGGGCGCACTGCCGCAGATCATGGCAAAGTGCGGCATTGATTATTTCATGACCACAAAGCTGGCGTGGAACCAGTTCAACAAAATGCCTTACGACACCTTTAAGTGGCGCGGCATTGACGGCACCGAAATCCTGACCCACCTTGTTACAACGCTAGGGGTCGGTCAGAGCGAGAACGACTTCTTCACGACTTACAACGGCATCCTGCATCCCGATGCGCTGATCGGCGGCTGGCACCGCTACCAGCAGAAGGACATCAACAATGATATCCTGATTTCCTACGGTTACGGTGACGGCGGCGGCGGTCCGACCCGCGCCATGCTGGAAACCTCCACCCGTATGGAAAAGGGCATCGAGGGACTGCCCAAAGTGCGTCAGGCATTTGCACGCACCTACTTTGATGAGCTGGCTGAGCGTGTGAAGGACAACCGCCGCCTGCCCACATGGGAAGGTGAACTCTACTTTGAGTATCACCGCGGCACATACACCTCCATGGCGCGCAACAAGCGTTCCAACCGTAAGATTGAGCTGCACATGATGGACTTGGAACTGCTCAGCCTGCTGGCACAAGCCAAGGTCGCATACCCAGAGGCAGAAATCGACAAGCTGTGGCATGGAATCCTCATCAATCAGTTCCATGATATTCTGCCCGGTTCCTCCATCCACGAAGTATACGAAGTCACCAAAAAAGAGTATGCCGAGATGGAAGCCGAAATCACGGCACTGCGCGAGGAGCGCCTGGATGCACTGACCCCCGCCGGGGAAGGCATTACCGTGTACAACACTACCGGCTTTGTCCGCAGCGATGTGGTTGAACTGGGTGATTGCAAGGCAGAGGCTTTGCAGGACGAAGCCGGCAATATCTATCCCGTACAAAAAACAGCCGATGGTGCCGTGGCGTTCCTGAACAACCTGCCTGCCAAGGGCAGCAAAACGTTTGCGGTCGTACCGGCACAGGCATCGGCTGCGCCCTTCGAGATTGCTGCTGACGGACATAAGATCGACACCCCGTTCTATACTGTCACCTTTGATGAACACGGTCAGATGACCGGCATCTTTGACAAAGAGAACCGCCGCGAAGTGCTCAAGCCCGGTCAGGCAGGCAACCTCTTCCGCGTATATGAGGATAAGCCCATCTATTATGACAACTGGGATATCGATATTTTCTATACCGAAAAGTTCTGGGATGTCACCGACCTGCAGGACTTCACATGGACGGAGAACGGTCCCGTGCGCGCCACACTGCACATCGAACGCAATTACAGCAACTCCACCCTGGTGCAGGATATCCATTTCTATGCAAAGCAGCGCCGGATTGAGTTTGTTACAACCGTGGACTGGCACGAACACCAGAGCCTGCTGAAGGTTCACTTCCCGGTAAATGTCCATACTGACGAAGCTACGTTTGAAATCCAGTACGGCAACCTGACCCGCAAGACGCACGCCAACACCAGCTGGGATCGCGCACGCTTTGAAAGCTGCGGTCAGAAGTGGATGGACCTGAGCGAAGGACATTACGGCGTCAGTATGCTGAACGACTGCAAGTACGGTCATTCCGTCAAGGATTCTGTGATTGGGCTGACCCTGATTAAGTCCGGCATTGAGCCGAATCCTACCACGGATCAGGAAGTTCACCATTTCACATACGCCATTTATCCGCACGCCGAAAAATGGCAGGCAGCCGGCACGGTGCCGCAGGCGTTCTTCCTGAACCAGCCCGCGTTGGCTGTGCAGGGCGGAAAGCCGGGCGAAAGCTTCAGCCTTGCCGGACTGGATGCACCCAATGTGGTGCTGGAAACCATCAAACGCGCCGAGGATGGCGATGGTGCCATTGTGCGTATGTATGAGTGCGAGAACAGCCTGACAAATGTCACCCTGGACTGGAACCTTCCCTTCCATGCGGCAGAAAGCTGCAACTGTCTGGAACAGCCCGACGGCGAGCCGGTTGAAGTCAAAGACGGCAAGATTACCTTTACGGTAAAGCCGTATGAAATCAAGACAATTCGTATCCGTTAA